From a region of the Natator depressus isolate rNatDep1 chromosome 15, rNatDep2.hap1, whole genome shotgun sequence genome:
- the LOC141999418 gene encoding serine dehydratase-like isoform X2, with translation MAAQLDRDGREFHILTPVLESTALSKAAGTRVYMKLENVQPTGSFKIRGISYFCQEAAKKGCKHFVCSTGGNAGFATAYAAKKLGIPATIIVPTNTPQATVQKLEEQGTEVEVFGKVWDDAYVKALALAETEGWVNVHPFDHPLIWQGHASMVRELKDLLGHKPGAIVLAVGGGGLLSGVVAGLQDVGWQDVPIIAVETKGADSFNAALRAGRLVTLPEITSQMLRSQDGVCPGTGMCQRMPGHLTAGGGCGSSPSCRAVPG, from the exons ATGGCAGCCCAGTTGGACAGAGATGGGAGAGAGTTCCACATCCTCACTCCTGTGCTGGAAAGCACGGCCCTGTCAAAGGCTGCAGGCACCAGGGTCTACATGAAGCTGGAGAATGTCCAACCTACCGGCTCGTTCAAGATTCGGGGGATTAGCTACTTCTGTCAGGAG GCTGCCAAGAAGGGCtgcaaacattttgtttgttCGACAG GGGGGAATGCTGGCTTCGCCACGGCCTATGCTGCCAAGAAGCTGGGGATCCCTGCTACCATCATAGTGCCAACGAACACCCCTCAGGCCACTGTGCAGAAGTTGGAAGAGCAGGGGACGGAGGTGGAGGTCTTTGGGAAG GTCTGGGATGATGCCTACGTAAAAGCCCTGGCGTTAGCGGAGACTGAAGGCTGGGTCAATGTCCATCCCTTCGACCATCCTTTGATCTG GCAAGGCCATGCCAGCATGGTTAGGGAGCTGAAGGATTTGCTCGGCCACAAGCCAGGAGCCATCGTCCTGGCGGTGGGCGGTGGAGggctgctgtctggagtggtGGCCGGCCTGCAGGACGTGGGCTGGCAGGATGTACCCATTATTGCTGTGGAAACCAAAGGAGCTGATAGCTTCAATGCAGCGCTCAGGGCTGGGAGATTGGTCACCCTGCCGGAGATAACCAG CCAAATGCTTAGGAGCCAAGACGGTGTCTGCCCGGGCACTGGAATGTGCCAGCGAATGCCAGGTCATCTCACAGCTGGTGGAGGATGTGGAAGCAGTCCAAGCTGTAGAGCTGTTCCTGG ATGA
- the LOC141999418 gene encoding serine dehydratase-like isoform X1, translated as MAAQLDRDGREFHILTPVLESTALSKAAGTRVYMKLENVQPTGSFKIRGISYFCQEAAKKGCKHFVCSTGGNAGFATAYAAKKLGIPATIIVPTNTPQATVQKLEEQGTEVEVFGKVWDDAYVKALALAETEGWVNVHPFDHPLIWQGHASMVRELKDLLGHKPGAIVLAVGGGGLLSGVVAGLQDVGWQDVPIIAVETKGADSFNAALRAGRLVTLPEITSVAKCLGAKTVSARALECASECQVISQLVEDVEAVQAVELFLDDERLLVQPACGAPLALLYTGRVQQLQREGLLRPDLDSIVVIVCGGSGIQMAGLQALKTQLGMK; from the exons ATGGCAGCCCAGTTGGACAGAGATGGGAGAGAGTTCCACATCCTCACTCCTGTGCTGGAAAGCACGGCCCTGTCAAAGGCTGCAGGCACCAGGGTCTACATGAAGCTGGAGAATGTCCAACCTACCGGCTCGTTCAAGATTCGGGGGATTAGCTACTTCTGTCAGGAG GCTGCCAAGAAGGGCtgcaaacattttgtttgttCGACAG GGGGGAATGCTGGCTTCGCCACGGCCTATGCTGCCAAGAAGCTGGGGATCCCTGCTACCATCATAGTGCCAACGAACACCCCTCAGGCCACTGTGCAGAAGTTGGAAGAGCAGGGGACGGAGGTGGAGGTCTTTGGGAAG GTCTGGGATGATGCCTACGTAAAAGCCCTGGCGTTAGCGGAGACTGAAGGCTGGGTCAATGTCCATCCCTTCGACCATCCTTTGATCTG GCAAGGCCATGCCAGCATGGTTAGGGAGCTGAAGGATTTGCTCGGCCACAAGCCAGGAGCCATCGTCCTGGCGGTGGGCGGTGGAGggctgctgtctggagtggtGGCCGGCCTGCAGGACGTGGGCTGGCAGGATGTACCCATTATTGCTGTGGAAACCAAAGGAGCTGATAGCTTCAATGCAGCGCTCAGGGCTGGGAGATTGGTCACCCTGCCGGAGATAACCAG CGTAGCCAAATGCTTAGGAGCCAAGACGGTGTCTGCCCGGGCACTGGAATGTGCCAGCGAATGCCAGGTCATCTCACAGCTGGTGGAGGATGTGGAAGCAGTCCAAGCTGTAGAGCTGTTCCTGG ATGATGAGCGGCTGCTGGTCCAGCCTGCCTGTGGAGCCCCTCTGGCCTTACTCTACACGGGTCGGGTTCAACAGCTGCAGCGGGAAGGGCTCTTGCGCCCGGACCTGGACTCCATTGTTGTCATAGTGTGCGGAGGAAGCGGCATCCAAATGGCTGGGCTCCAGGCCCTGAAAACCCAGCTGGGCATGAAATGA